Proteins from a genomic interval of Rosa chinensis cultivar Old Blush chromosome 2, RchiOBHm-V2, whole genome shotgun sequence:
- the LOC112185969 gene encoding probable E3 ubiquitin-protein ligase ARI8 isoform X4: MHITCTPPCKFEFCWLCLGAWSEHGERTGGFYACNRYETAKQEGVYDEAEKRREMAKNSLERYTHYYERWVTNQSSRQKALADLQQMTVHLEKLSDIVIWVVLASGFWCFWWVEQLHVTKSNDKQQCEAQFVKSQLCNFHKLWSTVPEYSSHCHSQEQPPL, from the exons GCTCTGTCTTGGTGCATGGTCAGAACATGGTGAGAGGACAGGTGGCTTTTATGCCTGTAACCGCTATGAGACAGCAAAGCAGGAGGGAGTG TACGATGAGGCAGAGAAACGAAGAGAGATGGCCAAGAACTCTCTAGAGAGGTACACCCATTATTACGAAAGATGGGTAACCAATCAGTCG TCCAGACAAAAAGCACTAGCAGACTTGCAGCAGATGACTGTGCAT CTTGAGAAGCTGAGCGACATCGTGATCTGGGTTGTTCTGGCttctgggttttggtgtttTTGGTGGGTTGAG CAGCTGCATGTGACAAAATCGAATGATAAGCAGCAATGTGAGGCTCAGTTTGTGAAATCCCAGCTGTGCAATTTCCATAAGCTTTGGAGCACCGTGCCGGAGTATTCATCCCATTGTCATAGCCAAGAGCAACCACCACTCTAG
- the LOC112185969 gene encoding probable E3 ubiquitin-protein ligase ARI8 isoform X2: protein MHITCTPPCKFEFCWLCLGAWSEHGERTGGFYACNRYETAKQEGVYDEAEKRREMAKNSLERYTHYYERWVTNQSSRQKALADLQQMTVHLEKLSDIVIWVVLASGFWCFWWVEISYRTLLRSFLSLQSVTAMSFRLRLHVTKSNDKQQCEAQFVKSQLCNFHKLWSTVPEYSSHCHSQEQPPL from the exons GCTCTGTCTTGGTGCATGGTCAGAACATGGTGAGAGGACAGGTGGCTTTTATGCCTGTAACCGCTATGAGACAGCAAAGCAGGAGGGAGTG TACGATGAGGCAGAGAAACGAAGAGAGATGGCCAAGAACTCTCTAGAGAGGTACACCCATTATTACGAAAGATGGGTAACCAATCAGTCG TCCAGACAAAAAGCACTAGCAGACTTGCAGCAGATGACTGTGCAT CTTGAGAAGCTGAGCGACATCGTGATCTGGGTTGTTCTGGCttctgggttttggtgtttTTGGTGGGTTGAG ATAAGCTACCGTACTCTATTAAGATCCTTCTTGAGTCTGCAATCTGTAACTGCGATGAGTTTCAGGTTAAGA CTGCATGTGACAAAATCGAATGATAAGCAGCAATGTGAGGCTCAGTTTGTGAAATCCCAGCTGTGCAATTTCCATAAGCTTTGGAGCACCGTGCCGGAGTATTCATCCCATTGTCATAGCCAAGAGCAACCACCACTCTAG
- the LOC112185969 gene encoding probable E3 ubiquitin-protein ligase ARI8 isoform X1 — MHITCTPPCKFEFCWLCLGAWSEHGERTGGFYACNRYETAKQEGVYDEAEKRREMAKNSLERYTHYYERWVTNQSSRQKALADLQQMTVHLEKLSDIVIWVVLASGFWCFWWVEISYRTLLRSFLSLQSVTAMSFRLRQLHVTKSNDKQQCEAQFVKSQLCNFHKLWSTVPEYSSHCHSQEQPPL, encoded by the exons GCTCTGTCTTGGTGCATGGTCAGAACATGGTGAGAGGACAGGTGGCTTTTATGCCTGTAACCGCTATGAGACAGCAAAGCAGGAGGGAGTG TACGATGAGGCAGAGAAACGAAGAGAGATGGCCAAGAACTCTCTAGAGAGGTACACCCATTATTACGAAAGATGGGTAACCAATCAGTCG TCCAGACAAAAAGCACTAGCAGACTTGCAGCAGATGACTGTGCAT CTTGAGAAGCTGAGCGACATCGTGATCTGGGTTGTTCTGGCttctgggttttggtgtttTTGGTGGGTTGAG ATAAGCTACCGTACTCTATTAAGATCCTTCTTGAGTCTGCAATCTGTAACTGCGATGAGTTTCAGGTTAAGA CAGCTGCATGTGACAAAATCGAATGATAAGCAGCAATGTGAGGCTCAGTTTGTGAAATCCCAGCTGTGCAATTTCCATAAGCTTTGGAGCACCGTGCCGGAGTATTCATCCCATTGTCATAGCCAAGAGCAACCACCACTCTAG
- the LOC112185969 gene encoding probable E3 ubiquitin-protein ligase ARI8 isoform X5: MHITCTPPCKFEFCWLCLGAWSEHGERTGGFYACNRYETAKQEGVYDEAEKRREMAKNSLERYTHYYERWVTNQSSRQKALADLQQMTVHISYRTLLRSFLSLQSVTAMSFRLRQLHVTKSNDKQQCEAQFVKSQLCNFHKLWSTVPEYSSHCHSQEQPPL, translated from the exons GCTCTGTCTTGGTGCATGGTCAGAACATGGTGAGAGGACAGGTGGCTTTTATGCCTGTAACCGCTATGAGACAGCAAAGCAGGAGGGAGTG TACGATGAGGCAGAGAAACGAAGAGAGATGGCCAAGAACTCTCTAGAGAGGTACACCCATTATTACGAAAGATGGGTAACCAATCAGTCG TCCAGACAAAAAGCACTAGCAGACTTGCAGCAGATGACTGTGCAT ATAAGCTACCGTACTCTATTAAGATCCTTCTTGAGTCTGCAATCTGTAACTGCGATGAGTTTCAGGTTAAGA CAGCTGCATGTGACAAAATCGAATGATAAGCAGCAATGTGAGGCTCAGTTTGTGAAATCCCAGCTGTGCAATTTCCATAAGCTTTGGAGCACCGTGCCGGAGTATTCATCCCATTGTCATAGCCAAGAGCAACCACCACTCTAG
- the LOC112185969 gene encoding probable E3 ubiquitin-protein ligase ARI8 isoform X6 → MHITCTPPCKFEFCWLCLGAWSEHGERTGGFYACNRYETAKQEGVYDEAEKRREMAKNSLERYTHYYERWVTNQSSRQKALADLQQMTVHISYRTLLRSFLSLQSVTAMSFRLRLHVTKSNDKQQCEAQFVKSQLCNFHKLWSTVPEYSSHCHSQEQPPL, encoded by the exons GCTCTGTCTTGGTGCATGGTCAGAACATGGTGAGAGGACAGGTGGCTTTTATGCCTGTAACCGCTATGAGACAGCAAAGCAGGAGGGAGTG TACGATGAGGCAGAGAAACGAAGAGAGATGGCCAAGAACTCTCTAGAGAGGTACACCCATTATTACGAAAGATGGGTAACCAATCAGTCG TCCAGACAAAAAGCACTAGCAGACTTGCAGCAGATGACTGTGCAT ATAAGCTACCGTACTCTATTAAGATCCTTCTTGAGTCTGCAATCTGTAACTGCGATGAGTTTCAGGTTAAGA CTGCATGTGACAAAATCGAATGATAAGCAGCAATGTGAGGCTCAGTTTGTGAAATCCCAGCTGTGCAATTTCCATAAGCTTTGGAGCACCGTGCCGGAGTATTCATCCCATTGTCATAGCCAAGAGCAACCACCACTCTAG
- the LOC112185969 gene encoding probable E3 ubiquitin-protein ligase ARI8 isoform X7, whose protein sequence is MHITCTPPCKFEFCWLCLGAWSEHGERTGGFYACNRYETAKQEGVYDEAEKRREMAKNSLERYTHYYERWVTNQSSRQKALADLQQMTVHISYRTLLRSFLSLQSVTAMSFRLRLYSKFLAIRLLFLQLSICIKCSFLVLRCLLLSAGTFWF, encoded by the exons GCTCTGTCTTGGTGCATGGTCAGAACATGGTGAGAGGACAGGTGGCTTTTATGCCTGTAACCGCTATGAGACAGCAAAGCAGGAGGGAGTG TACGATGAGGCAGAGAAACGAAGAGAGATGGCCAAGAACTCTCTAGAGAGGTACACCCATTATTACGAAAGATGGGTAACCAATCAGTCG TCCAGACAAAAAGCACTAGCAGACTTGCAGCAGATGACTGTGCAT ATAAGCTACCGTACTCTATTAAGATCCTTCTTGAGTCTGCAATCTGTAACTGCGATGAGTTTCAGGTTAAGA CTTTATTCCAAGTTTTTGGCCATTAGGTTGCTTTTTCTGCAGTTATCTATTTGCATCAAGTGCAGTTTTCTGGTTTTACGCTGTTTGCTTCTCTCTGCTGGGACTTTCTGGTTCTGA
- the LOC112185969 gene encoding probable E3 ubiquitin-protein ligase ARI8 isoform X3, producing MHITCTPPCKFEFCWLCLGAWSEHGERTGGFYACNRYETAKQEGVYDEAEKRREMAKNSLERYTHYYERWVTNQSSRQKALADLQQMTVHLEKLSDIVIWVVLASGFWCFWWVEISYRTLLRSFLSLQSVTAMSFRLRLYSKFLAIRLLFLQLSICIKCSFLVLRCLLLSAGTFWF from the exons GCTCTGTCTTGGTGCATGGTCAGAACATGGTGAGAGGACAGGTGGCTTTTATGCCTGTAACCGCTATGAGACAGCAAAGCAGGAGGGAGTG TACGATGAGGCAGAGAAACGAAGAGAGATGGCCAAGAACTCTCTAGAGAGGTACACCCATTATTACGAAAGATGGGTAACCAATCAGTCG TCCAGACAAAAAGCACTAGCAGACTTGCAGCAGATGACTGTGCAT CTTGAGAAGCTGAGCGACATCGTGATCTGGGTTGTTCTGGCttctgggttttggtgtttTTGGTGGGTTGAG ATAAGCTACCGTACTCTATTAAGATCCTTCTTGAGTCTGCAATCTGTAACTGCGATGAGTTTCAGGTTAAGA CTTTATTCCAAGTTTTTGGCCATTAGGTTGCTTTTTCTGCAGTTATCTATTTGCATCAAGTGCAGTTTTCTGGTTTTACGCTGTTTGCTTCTCTCTGCTGGGACTTTCTGGTTCTGA
- the LOC112185969 gene encoding probable E3 ubiquitin-protein ligase ARI8 isoform X8: MHITCTPPCKFEFCWLCLGAWSEHGERTGGFYACNRYETAKQEGVYDEAEKRREMAKNSLERYTHYYERWVTNQSSRQKALADLQQMTVHLEKLSDIVIWVVLASGFWCFWWVEISYRTLLRSFLSLQSVTAMSFRLRAALFQVFGH; encoded by the exons GCTCTGTCTTGGTGCATGGTCAGAACATGGTGAGAGGACAGGTGGCTTTTATGCCTGTAACCGCTATGAGACAGCAAAGCAGGAGGGAGTG TACGATGAGGCAGAGAAACGAAGAGAGATGGCCAAGAACTCTCTAGAGAGGTACACCCATTATTACGAAAGATGGGTAACCAATCAGTCG TCCAGACAAAAAGCACTAGCAGACTTGCAGCAGATGACTGTGCAT CTTGAGAAGCTGAGCGACATCGTGATCTGGGTTGTTCTGGCttctgggttttggtgtttTTGGTGGGTTGAG ATAAGCTACCGTACTCTATTAAGATCCTTCTTGAGTCTGCAATCTGTAACTGCGATGAGTTTCAGGTTAAGA GCAGCTTTATTCCAAGTTTTTGGCCATTAG